The Desulfovibrio psychrotolerans nucleotide sequence CTTACTGGCGGCATTAGCGGTGCCGGCAAAGGCATGGGCACCGGCGCGGCAACCGGACCGGGCAGTGCCTTCACCCCCGCCCGTTACATCTGCAAATCCGTGCATGAACACGCCTCGCTGGGGCTGGATGACGACTGCGTGGTACACGCCCGTTCGCCGGAGGAGGTAACCGCACGCCTTGCCCTGTTCACGCGGCGGCACGGCGGACAATGGTTCGCGGAACGGTTCGTGGACGGTCGGGAGTTCAACGTGGCCATGCTGGAGAGCGAAACAGGCGGCGACCCGCAGGTTCTTTCTCCTGCGGAGATGGAATTTTGCGACTTCGGCCCGGACCGTCCAAAGATCGTCGGCTACGCGGCCAAGTGGGACGAATCCGCCTTTGAATACGCCCATACGGTGCGCGCCTTCCCCTTTGCCGGAACGGACGCCGCCCACCCGCAGCACGCCACCCATCCCCTGCACACCGTGTTGCGCGAGGCGGCAACCGCCTGCTGGCATGCCTTCGGCCTTTCCGGGTACGCCCGCGTGGACTTCCGCGTGGATGGCACGGGCACGCCGGGCGATCCCTACGTCCCCTACGCCATAGACGTAAACACCAATCCCTGCATCGCGCCGGACGCAGGCCTTGCCGCCGCCGCTGCCATGGACGGGCTTCCCTACCCGGGCCTTGTGCTGCGCGTGGTGCACGCCGCCCTGCGCAGGCACGCCGGAATTTCGCAGCCGCACACGGCAGCGTGATTCTGCGGCCTCGTATCCGCCAGTCTGCACACCCCGTTGCCGTTTGCCACCCGCACACTTCTGTGAAATAGTGCCGCCATGCTGGAATCCCTCTCCATCTTCGCCACCGCTGCCACCGCCATTTTTATGGAGGCAGCCCCCTTCCTGCTGCTGGGTTCGCTCATCGGCGCACTTCTGGAAGTTTTTGTCCCGCCGGACACCCTTGCCCGCTTCATCCCCCGCAGCGCGGCGGGGCAAGTGTTCACGGGCGTGTTCGCGGGCATGGTGCTCCCCACCTGCGAATGCGGCATTGTGCCCGTGGTACGGCGGCTGCTGCTCAAAGGCGTGCCGCCACGGGTGGCCATTCCGTTCATGATGGCGGCCCCGGTCATCAATCCGGTGGTCATTGCCTCCACCCTGTTCGCCTTTCAGGGCAGTATAGAGGTTGTCTTCCTGCGTTGCCTGTTCGTACTGGTTCCGGCAGTGGGTCTGGGCCTTGCCCTCGGCAACGCGCCCGCCGCGCAGGTGCTGCGGCACGCCCCTGCAACAACTGCAGCACTGCCTGCAGCCATGCCGGGCAGTCACGCGGCGGCAACATTCGCCGCTCCGCATCCCGTGGAACAGGAGCACGCCTGCGGCTGCGGTTGCGGGCACGCCCACGGCGGCAAGCTCACTTCCGTCCTCTTCCATACGGTGGCGGAATTTGTCTCCATGGCCCGTTTTCTGGTGCTGGGCGCGGTGGTGGCTTCCGCCTTCAAGACCTTTCTGCCGCCCGAGGTGCTGGGCTACTTCGCAGACAACGCCTACCTCGCCATCGCGGGCCTTATGCTGCTGGCGGTTCTGCTCTCCATCTGCTCAGAGGCAGACGCCTTTGTTGCCAATTCCTTTGCCAGCTTTCCGCTCACCTCCAAGGTGGCGTTCATGGCCATAGGCCCCATGGTGGACCTCAAGCTCATCCCGCTCTTCCTCATGGTCTTCCAGCGCAGGGTGGCCCTCTGCCTCATCATCGTGCCCACGGTCATCATCTATTTCATGGCTGCGCTCACAGCCGCCATGGGAGGCTAGGCACATGGCAGCGTTCACCCGTTTTCTGGAATCCTGCCTGCTCATCTGGTCCGGTGCGTTCATGCTGGTGCTGGCGCATTCGACCGCGTACTGGCGCTTTCTGAACCCCAAATACGACTGGCTGACCATTGTCGCCGGAACCGCACTTATCCTGCTGGGCTTCGCCAGCCTGTTCCACCGCAGCCGCAGGCCGCGCGCGGACGAGCTGGCGGCACTTATGGTCTTTGCGGCACTGGCGGGCGCGGCCTTTGCCCTGCCCAACCCCTTTTACGACGAACCGCCTGCCACCTTTACAGGTGCGGAGGCACGCGAAGAGATAACGCCCCGCGTCACACTGGGCGGCAGGGAATACGTGCGCATAAACATTGCGGAACTGCTGGCCCACGAGGGGCGCAACACCCTCTCCGCCGGGGGCCGCTACGCCCTGCGGGGCCGCGTGGCGCGTACTCCGGAACTGGATGCGGCGGGATACATTGCCGTAAACCGCCTGCTCATTGCCTGCTGCTTTGCAGATGCCTCCGGCGTGGGCTATCTGGTGCGGGTGGATACCCCGCAGAACTTCACCCCCGGCCAGTGGGTCCGCGTGGCGGGAACGCTCCGCCTGCTGGCAGAAAGCCACGATACGGCGGGTGACAACGGTAGCGACAACGGCAGCAAGGGAGCACGCAGTCTGGCATCGTTTTTCGCGGCAGCGCAAAACCCGCAGGCTGATGGCCAGAGCGGGACCGATGCCGGAACAGGCTTCGAAACAGGCCCCGGAACAGATTCAACAGACAGGGACACAGGAACGGATGACGCTTCCGTGCTGCCGGACAGCCCGCCCGGCAGCCTGCCCGAACCGGCTCCCGGCCTGCCCTCCCCGGCCCCCGGCCAACCCTCCGCTGAAGGACATATTTCCCCCGGCGAGGCCATTCCCGGCCTGCCGCCCACCCCCGGCAAAGCCATCCGGGTGCAGGGCGCACTGTCTGCCATTCTCAGCGATGTATTCATACTCCACGCAGACCATGCGGAGATTGTTCCCGTCCCGGACATCCCCTTCATCTTCGATATCCGCGAACAGGAACCCTACTCCTACTAACCCCGAACACCGGTAATGGCTGTTACCGACCGACAAGACATTACGGACACACCAGCATGGAAAACACACCCACCGCCCCTCTGCCGCAAGTCACCTTCCGCGAGACCGTACGGGAACAGGACGCCGCCGACATACGGCGCATAGTGCAGGACACAGGATTCTTCACCCCCGAAGAGGTGGACGTGGCCGAAGAACTGGTGCGAGAGCACCTCGCCCATGGCGATGCCAGCGGCTACCACTTTATCATGGCAGAACAGCAGGATGAACTGGTGGGCTACGCCTGCTACGGCCCCACCCCGGCAGCGGAGGGCACCTACGACCTGTACTGGATAGCCGTGGACCCCGCGCGGCGGAACATGGGGCTGGGCAAGCAGCTCATCGCCGCCACCGCGCACAAGGTGCGCGCCCGAAACGGCAGGCTGCTTTTTGCGGAAACTTCAGGTATGGAGAAATACGGGTCCACACGGGCATTCTACACACGCACCGGATTCACGGCGGAAGCCGTGCTTAAGGATTTTTACCGCCCCGGCGACGACAAGGTCATCTACCGGCTGGAAGTGTAACCGCCGCTCCACGGGAGTTGTCATGTTCCGCATCCGCCCCATCTACGACACCCGGCTGCCCATAGACCAGCACGCCGTGCGTCATGCACAGGAAATTCTGCGCGAACGGTTCCCCCTGCTTGCAGAGGAAGATGTGGAGCAACTGCCCGCCCAGCTCGCAAACCCCTTCCTCAAACACTACCGCTCCATCCTTTTCGTGGCGGAAGACGGGCGGGCAAATGTGCGCGGCTTCGCGCTGCTGTGCCACTTCCCGGACCTGCATTTCTGTTATCTGGACTTCGTGTCCGTAAGCCACCGTCACGGAGGCGGCGGCATAGGGTCTGCCCTCTATGACCGGGTGCGCGAAGAAGCCCGTGCCCTTGGCGATACGGCCCTGTTCTTTGAATGCCTGCCCGACGACCCCGCCCTGTGCCGCTTCCCGGAAATCCTCAAAGAGAACATAGCCCGGCTGCGCTTCTATGAACGCTACGGCGCGCGCCCCGTCATCGGCACCGCGTATGAAACCCCGCTCAATGAAGGGGACGACTGCCCGCCCTATCTGGTGGCAGACCCTCTGGGCAAGCCCCTGCGCATTTCCCGTGCGCGCATCCGCAAAATCGTCACTGCCATTCTCACCCGCAAGTACAAGGGCACCTGCTCCCCGGAGT carries:
- a CDS encoding D-alanine--D-alanine ligase family protein, whose product is MRVTVIHNALNGNRPDQEDTLVQAHAVHGALESLGVASSVLPVTLNLEDARRQLAAARPDVVFNLVEELADDIRLAPMAPALLAHMGLPFTGSDAASLTLSGDKVLCKRVLAAAGVPSPAWILPDGTGDLTGDLTGGISGAGKGMGTGAATGPGSAFTPARYICKSVHEHASLGLDDDCVVHARSPEEVTARLALFTRRHGGQWFAERFVDGREFNVAMLESETGGDPQVLSPAEMEFCDFGPDRPKIVGYAAKWDESAFEYAHTVRAFPFAGTDAAHPQHATHPLHTVLREAATACWHAFGLSGYARVDFRVDGTGTPGDPYVPYAIDVNTNPCIAPDAGLAAAAAMDGLPYPGLVLRVVHAALRRHAGISQPHTAA
- a CDS encoding permease; the encoded protein is MLESLSIFATAATAIFMEAAPFLLLGSLIGALLEVFVPPDTLARFIPRSAAGQVFTGVFAGMVLPTCECGIVPVVRRLLLKGVPPRVAIPFMMAAPVINPVVIASTLFAFQGSIEVVFLRCLFVLVPAVGLGLALGNAPAAQVLRHAPATTAALPAAMPGSHAAATFAAPHPVEQEHACGCGCGHAHGGKLTSVLFHTVAEFVSMARFLVLGAVVASAFKTFLPPEVLGYFADNAYLAIAGLMLLAVLLSICSEADAFVANSFASFPLTSKVAFMAIGPMVDLKLIPLFLMVFQRRVALCLIIVPTVIIYFMAALTAAMGG
- a CDS encoding GNAT family N-acetyltransferase; this encodes MENTPTAPLPQVTFRETVREQDAADIRRIVQDTGFFTPEEVDVAEELVREHLAHGDASGYHFIMAEQQDELVGYACYGPTPAAEGTYDLYWIAVDPARRNMGLGKQLIAATAHKVRARNGRLLFAETSGMEKYGSTRAFYTRTGFTAEAVLKDFYRPGDDKVIYRLEV
- a CDS encoding TIGR03943 family putative permease subunit; translated protein: MAAFTRFLESCLLIWSGAFMLVLAHSTAYWRFLNPKYDWLTIVAGTALILLGFASLFHRSRRPRADELAALMVFAALAGAAFALPNPFYDEPPATFTGAEAREEITPRVTLGGREYVRINIAELLAHEGRNTLSAGGRYALRGRVARTPELDAAGYIAVNRLLIACCFADASGVGYLVRVDTPQNFTPGQWVRVAGTLRLLAESHDTAGDNGSDNGSKGARSLASFFAAAQNPQADGQSGTDAGTGFETGPGTDSTDRDTGTDDASVLPDSPPGSLPEPAPGLPSPAPGQPSAEGHISPGEAIPGLPPTPGKAIRVQGALSAILSDVFILHADHAEIVPVPDIPFIFDIREQEPYSY